Below is a genomic region from Tepidiforma bonchosmolovskayae.
CGTCGAGGGGGTGAAGGACGGCCGGCGGTTCTTCGCGACGCTGAAGGAGGCTTGCCGGCGGAAGCCGGTGGTGGTCTGGAAGGGCGGACAGACGGAGGCCGGCGCCCGGGCGACGATGTCGCACACGGGCTCGCTGGCCGCGCCGCAGGCGGTGTGGGACGGGATGATGCGCCAGTGCGGGGCCATCACCACGAACAACCTCGACGAGACGATTGATGCGATGAAGATGCTGCTGCGGTCGAAGACGCCGCGTGGCGACGGCATGGCGCTGCTGGCGCAGACCGGCGGTCAGTCCGTTTCGATGACCGACGCGTTCGCGAAGGCGGGCCTTCGGGTGCCGCGATTCACCGACGCCACGTACGCCGCGCTCGGGGAGTTCTTCAACATCGTCGGGGGGAGCTACCAGAACCCGCTGGATATGGCCGGGACGATCCAGGGGAACATGGAGACGCTCGACCGCATCCTGCGGATTGTGGATGCCGATCCGAACGTCGACGGCATGGCGATGGAGCTCTCGGCGCTGTTCGCCGCCCGGCAATGGAAAGCGAAGCCGGAGACGCTGGACCGCACGATCGCGACGCTGGCAGACCACATGGCACGCTCGGAGAAGCCGTTTGTGGCAGTGCTCCACCCGGCCCACGAAGCGGAGTACGTGGCGAGCATCATGCCGAAGTTCAACGACGCAGGCGTGCCGGTCTTCCAGAGCTTCGAGCGTGCGGCGGCTGCGTACCGCCGGGCGCTCGACTTCGCGCGAAGGCAGGGGCCGTCAGCTGTCGCCAGTTCCGCCGAGGTTTGAGAGGCTCCGCTCGGCTTCGTCGACGCTTTCGAGCTTCACAATCCCGCGCTTGAGGGCGTAGCGGATCAGGTCGGTGCGGGACCGCGCCTTGAGCTTTTCCATGATGTGGGCCTTGTGCGCCTCGACCGTCTTCACGCTGACGACCAGCTCATCGGCAATCTGCTGGTTGGTGCGCCCCTCGGCGATGAGCTGGAGCACTTCGCGCTCGCGGGGCGTAAGGGTGTCGAGCGAGCTCTTCCGCTCGGGCCGGCGGGCCTGGAGCTGAAGCTCGGCGATATCGAACCCCTCGGAGAGGGCTGCGGAGTAGTACTGGTTGCCCCGGTGGACGGTCTGGATCGCAAGGATGAGCTCGGAGACGTCGGAGTTCTTGACGAGGTAGCCGGAGGCGCCGGCACGGATGGCGCCGGTGATTTGCTCTTCATCGACAAAGCCGGAGAGGATGACCACCTTCGTTGACGCCGATGCGCGCCTGACCTGGCGGGTCGCTTCGATACCGTTCAGCCCAGGCATGACAACGTCCATCAGGACGACGTCGGGGCGAAGCCGCTCGACAGCGAGGAGCGCTTCGCGGCCGTTTTCGCAATCGGCGACGACTTCGATGCCGGGGTGCGCTTCCAGCAGCATGCGGAGGCCCTGCCGGATGACGGCATGGTCATCGACGACGAGCACGCGTACAGGCCGCGAACCGCCGGCGGGGCTCCCCCTCCCGGTCGAGCGGTTGGTGCTCATGCGGGCGACTCCTTCGGGGCGGGAATACGCCCCGGGTGCAAAGCGCCAGTCTACTCCGTCTGTGTTGCCTGCCAAGGGGGCACAGCAGCGGGCCGGGCCGGACAGTCGGCGCAGCGGTCGAAGCGGCGGGTTGGCGGTGCGGGTGCGCAGCCGAAGAGGTCGAGGAGGCGGTACAGGGTCCAAAGGGGGAGGCCCATGACACCGCAGTAGCAGCCTTCGAGGCGGGCAACGGGCCGGACGTCCTCATGCTGGATGGCGTAGCCGCCGGCCTTGTCGAGGGTGCGGCCGGACGCTGCGTAGGCCTGGACGACGTCGTCGGGGAGGTCGGCCATGAAGACGGTCGAGATTTCGTGGTCGATGGCGGTGCCTTCGGGCGCTGCGACGGCGACGGCGGTGACGACCTGGTGAGGCCGGCCCCGGAGTTCGCGGAGCATGGCGACGGCTTCGGCGGTATCGGCGGGCTTGGCGTAGAGGTGCAGGCCGCGAAAGACGACGGTATCGCAGCCGATGACGACCGCATCGCGGTAGCGGCGGGCGACGGCCTCGGCCTTGGCGTACGCCAGCTGGCGGGCGCAATCGACAGCATCGCCGGCCAGGTCCTCGGCAATGTCGGCGGCATCGACGGTAAAGTCGTCGAGCAGGGCGGCAAGCAGCTCCCGGCGGCGCGGCGACGCGGACGCCAGGACGACGTTCCGGCTCATGCGGCGGGCCACTCCAGCCGGCTGACGCATTCGATGTGGCCGGTCTGGGGGAACATGTCGAGCGGGGTAACGTCGGTCAGGCGGTAGCCGCCATCGACGAGGACACGGAGGTCGCGGGCGAGGGTGGCCGGGTTGCACGAGACATAGACGACAACGCGCGGCCGGAAGGCAGTGATCGCTGCAAGGACCGGCGGGGCGCACCCCGGCCGGGGCGGGTCGAGGACGATGGCGTCGGGGTGGTCCTCGAACGCCGGGAGGATGTCCTCGACCTTGCCGATGCGGATGCGGGCGTTCTTCACGGGGCCGAGATTCACCTTCGCGTCGCGGGCGGCGCTGTTCGACTCCTCGATGGCGATCACCGAGTCGAAGCGGTCAGCGAAGATACGCGCAAAGGTGCCGACGCCGGCGAACGCATCCACCAGCAGGCGGCCCCGGGAGGGAAGGGCCTCGCCGACCAGGCGGACCATCTCTTCGGCCTGGGCGGTGTTGACCTGGAAAAACGCCGAGGCGCTGACGACGAAGTCGTGACCGGCGAGCCGCTCAAGATAGCTGGTTTGACCGGTGGGGAACGGGACGCCCGGGACCGCGGGGTTGACCAGGAACGAGCCGGTGGCTGCCGAGTGGCGGACCTGGATTTGATGCAGACCAGCGCCGTGTCCCTGGAGCTGGGGGAGGATTTCGTTGACCCAGGGGTCGGCGATTGGGCAGTGCTCGACCTTCAGGAGGCCGTGACCGCGGCGGGAGATGAACCCGACATCGCCGAATTTCTTGCCGGTCGAGAAGCGGACGTGGTTGCGGTATCCCCAGGGTTCCCGCGCGCCGACGATGGGGCGCACGACGTCGTCGTCGAGGCCGCCGATGCGCTGAAGCTGTTCCCGGACGACGGCCTCCTTCGCGCGGAGCTGGGCGGGGTAGGCCATGTGCTGGAGCTGGCAGCCGCCGCATTCGCCGAAGAGCGGGCAGCGGGGTTCGACCCGGTCGGGCGAGGGCGCGATAACGCGGGTGGTGACGGCCTCGAGGTAATCGGGGTACTCGCGTTCGACGACGGCTGCGACGAGTTCGCCCGGGGCTGCAAACCAGGTGAAGACGACCCGGCCATCGGGCGCGCGGGCGAGGGCAGCGCCGCCGAAGACGAGGCTTTCGGCACGCAACGTGAGCGTGGTCGGCTCCGGCGGTGTCTTCCAACGGTGACCGCGGCGAGGCATATGGTCAGGGTAGGGGCCGCCGGGGACACGCGCGAGGGCGGGCCGGGGCGGCGCCGGAGTGGCGCCGTGGCCGGTGCCGGCGTATGCTATCGGCAGCGTGGGCGGTTAGCTCAGATGGTTAGAGCGCTGCGTTGACATCGCAGAGGTCACTGGTTCGAATCCAGTATCGCCCACCAGCCCACGCTCTCATCGCTTCGCCGGCGCCACACGCGCCGGCGTTTTGCTGAGCGGCGGCGGCCGCCCTGGGGCCCGGGCACCATCGGAGGGGTACGAGGTACGATGAGGCGTGCCCGGGGGCGCCTGACGGAGCGGCGCGGTAGACTCG
It encodes:
- a CDS encoding CoA-binding protein — protein: MAVPGHRLDRMFNPKVVAVIGDKGPGYMWLHNNLPLKERGGRLYSVQLDEKEIPGIEALGVQNFKSVLEVPEPIDYALVAVPRQVSPYVLKDLIAAGAGGAGFFTSGFAETGEELGIRLQEQLASMAREAGFNLVGPNCMGLYLPKAGVRFNVDAPVTDAGEIGFLSQSGTHGIMFSLVAAANGMYISKCASFGNAIVLDVSDYLEYLMLDDETKVIGMYVEGVKDGRRFFATLKEACRRKPVVVWKGGQTEAGARATMSHTGSLAAPQAVWDGMMRQCGAITTNNLDETIDAMKMLLRSKTPRGDGMALLAQTGGQSVSMTDAFAKAGLRVPRFTDATYAALGEFFNIVGGSYQNPLDMAGTIQGNMETLDRILRIVDADPNVDGMAMELSALFAARQWKAKPETLDRTIATLADHMARSEKPFVAVLHPAHEAEYVASIMPKFNDAGVPVFQSFERAAAAYRRALDFARRQGPSAVASSAEV
- a CDS encoding class I SAM-dependent RNA methyltransferase, coding for MPRRGHRWKTPPEPTTLTLRAESLVFGGAALARAPDGRVVFTWFAAPGELVAAVVEREYPDYLEAVTTRVIAPSPDRVEPRCPLFGECGGCQLQHMAYPAQLRAKEAVVREQLQRIGGLDDDVVRPIVGAREPWGYRNHVRFSTGKKFGDVGFISRRGHGLLKVEHCPIADPWVNEILPQLQGHGAGLHQIQVRHSAATGSFLVNPAVPGVPFPTGQTSYLERLAGHDFVVSASAFFQVNTAQAEEMVRLVGEALPSRGRLLVDAFAGVGTFARIFADRFDSVIAIEESNSAARDAKVNLGPVKNARIRIGKVEDILPAFEDHPDAIVLDPPRPGCAPPVLAAITAFRPRVVVYVSCNPATLARDLRVLVDGGYRLTDVTPLDMFPQTGHIECVSRLEWPAA
- a CDS encoding response regulator, with the protein product MSTNRSTGRGSPAGGSRPVRVLVVDDHAVIRQGLRMLLEAHPGIEVVADCENGREALLAVERLRPDVVLMDVVMPGLNGIEATRQVRRASASTKVVILSGFVDEEQITGAIRAGASGYLVKNSDVSELILAIQTVHRGNQYYSAALSEGFDIAELQLQARRPERKSSLDTLTPREREVLQLIAEGRTNQQIADELVVSVKTVEAHKAHIMEKLKARSRTDLIRYALKRGIVKLESVDEAERSLSNLGGTGDS
- a CDS encoding Maf family protein, producing the protein MSRNVVLASASPRRRELLAALLDDFTVDAADIAEDLAGDAVDCARQLAYAKAEAVARRYRDAVVIGCDTVVFRGLHLYAKPADTAEAVAMLRELRGRPHQVVTAVAVAAPEGTAIDHEISTVFMADLPDDVVQAYAASGRTLDKAGGYAIQHEDVRPVARLEGCYCGVMGLPLWTLYRLLDLFGCAPAPPTRRFDRCADCPARPAAVPPWQATQTE